Below is a window of Arabidopsis thaliana chromosome 2, partial sequence DNA.
GAATCATGTTCCAGAAAAAGTATCCATGAAGAGCGTGAGGGATAATAGTACTTGCTACAAGGTTCGCCTAACGCTACAGAAGCCTGATGTTGTTCAAGTATCCTCAAACTTGAACAAGACAGAAGATCAGAGATCTAGGGCGGCTAATCATGAAACCGGCaagaccaaacaaaatttgaagaagCCTGGTGATTACAAGTCTTTTGCAGCGAGAACTATtcaggtgaagaagaaatcagCTTTACCAATGAAACTTTCTAAAAACCCTAGATCCGGGGAACATGGGCCACCTGTGAACGCATCTAAAGGTTGTCCTGTCTTGAAGAAGAACGACAAGGATTTGTTGGAACTGTTCGAGATCGCCAAAAAATCTGCTGATTTTGCCAACGCAAAGGGAATCCTCGCGTCTGAAGTAGAAACATCAATGTGCGTAGATACCCTCGCTTTGCTCTTGGAGTTCCCCATCAGCGCAAGAGCTATGGAAACAAGGAAGCTCATGGTTAGGCTAGAGAATCTTACAAAACACAAGAACCGAAAAATATGCAATTCTGTTTCAAAACTTCTTCAATGTTGGAGGCAGAGTATCAGAGATCAACAACTCAGAGAGTCCCGTAAAACTCAAGGCTAAATGTCACTAGGGAATTTAAAAGCTTATGACTTGAAAACGTTGGTTGCTTGCTTATTCTTTTGCTTAAAGTAGAGTATTGTAGTCACTGCTTCAATTACATTACTCAAAAGCTAACAGTGAGAGgaatatgtatgtattaagGATTTTCACAATCACTATTATAAGAAGTTTAACCTGTGTGAAACGTTTTGAGTTGTAAATACATTATGAGTTTTGTAATCTATTTGCTTTCTTGCCTTATGTTTCCGTAACCCCATTTGATCTGAGTAGTTATTTGTGGATATATTGGCATAGTTCTAAGATCATTAGAGTAGACTCATCAACAAAAACCCTTAAAAACGATATTAGATAAGCTTCAAATATTTACAGTGTAGTAAAAGATATAAAGAGCATTCTCTTCCATCCATAGTATATAGTGAAATCGCAACCGAAAATTAAAagacagcaaaaaaaaaaactaaagaaaaccAGTAAAAACCATTATAAGAACCAAGAAAATACACAAACTGGATATAAGATCAATCTAGCTTATGCTTGCTTCAGAAGTATCTCAGACTTGCAAAACCCCAAAATATAAAACCTGTAACACCGTAACGTCGAAAAGAGATCTAAACCGGCTGCTTTCGCTGTCTCTCGtttggttcttgatttcgtGCAGCTGCATATATATTAACATGTTTTAGTAGAAATTTTTCATTGCGTCATcttgagaaacaagaacaGGAATCAAGATGAGATTATCTACATACCGAGTCCATTAGCTTCAGAGGTTTTCATCACACGTAGCCTTTTCACCGAGTTGATGAACATTCTAAGATAATTCCAACAAAAAGACCATCAGAAACATTTATTGGAAGTGTAAGAGATAAATAAACAAGGTTTTTAGATCTATTACCTCCATGGAACATCACCAACAAGCATCCAATCTCCTTCCTTATCTTCATAAGTAAGTACAAACTCAGACGATCCATCTAAAAGCCTCAACGGTTTAGTGAACTGACTGGTTAACCCGACAGTACCCGGATTAGTGCGAAAGAACATATCTTCCAATGTTTGCGCCAAATTCTCGTAAGAAGAATGAGCATTCAAATCCACTTTTCTTCCTATAGCAACTCCATCCATGTTCACCTTAATAAATCCAACTTGTACTTTCCCATTCACTTTCTTTGTCACATCTTTAGGTTCATCatctttcactttcttcttaccagcttcttcttcttctcttgctgACTTTGTAGCTTGGTTATTAACCAAACTGTTCATCCTGTGTGACCCTATAGGAGGCCATCCAACAACTTGACTGCtacaaacaaagcaaacatCAAGTCAGGACTTGTAATCTATCcaaatgaatcaaaaccaagaacaGATTCAACTATTCAAGATTCCTAATTCCAAACCAGAGCATTTCTTCCGACATAACTCAGATCAAGTATACATCCAAACACTAAAGAATCTTTAAGAAACTCCTAAACGAACTATGTTCAGAGAATAGCAATTTCACATCATACAAAAGGAATTAAACATCTTAAAAGATCTTTCtttgaaaccaaaaagctTGAAAAAGACGAACCTTGAACGAGGAGGAGATGAACCAGCATGAGAAGCAGAATCAGCAGCACGTTTAGAACCAACAGAAGGAAAATCCTTAGCCGTCAAAAGCCTTCCACGCTCTCCCCACGCGCCACCACCACCTGATTTACCAATCTTGGCCGCCGTTCCACCGCCAAGACTCAGCCCTAGACCAAGCTCAAGCTCACTCTCACCTTTCCCCATCTCAAGTTCAGTAATCATCAGAGagaccacaacaacaacaacaaaaacccactaaaagaaagagagccctagaatccaaaatcaatccaaaagaaagaaagagtctTTTGAAAGTCAAGAAGGcagagagagcaaaaaaaaacaacctGGGAAaggaagacaaagaaagaaagagagagagagaaggaaacaagaaaacaaacaaacagaaagagacagagagaggaTTTTAAGGGTTTCTTGAAATCTGAAAGAGAGTTTC
It encodes the following:
- a CDS encoding Transcription elongation factor (TFIIS) family protein (Transcription elongation factor (TFIIS) family protein; FUNCTIONS IN: molecular_function unknown; INVOLVED IN: transcription; LOCATED IN: nucleus; CONTAINS InterPro DOMAIN/s: Transcription factor IIS, N-terminal (InterPro:IPR017923), Transcription elongation factor, TFIIS/CRSP70, N-terminal, sub-type (InterPro:IPR003617); BEST Arabidopsis thaliana protein match is: Transcription elongation factor (TFIIS) family protein (TAIR:AT2G33090.1); Has 30201 Blast hits to 17322 proteins in 780 species: Archae - 12; Bacteria - 1396; Metazoa - 17338; Fungi - 3422; Plants - 5037; Viruses - 0; Other Eukaryotes - 2996 (source: NCBI BLink).), with the protein product MESHVLFNSSSMKKTLSSSEKDAYTYNKALTLNLKKNNVVKVCSGLKKREHQSSHAHETGEVKQIDEQNHVPEKVSMKSVRDNSTCYKVRLTLQKPDVVQVSSNLNKTEDQRSRAANHETGKTKQNLKKPGDYKSFAARTIQVKKKSALPMKLSKNPRSGEHGPPVNASKGCPVLKKNDKDLLELFEIAKKSADFANAKGILASEVETSMCVDTLALLLEFPISARAMETRKLMVRLENLTKHKNRKICNSVSKLLQCWRQSIRDQQLRESRKTQG
- the IAA13 gene encoding auxin-induced protein 13 (auxin-induced protein 13 (IAA13); FUNCTIONS IN: sequence-specific DNA binding transcription factor activity; INVOLVED IN: response to auxin stimulus, response to cyclopentenone; LOCATED IN: nucleus; EXPRESSED IN: 22 plant structures; EXPRESSED DURING: 13 growth stages; CONTAINS InterPro DOMAIN/s: Aux/IAA-ARF-dimerisation (InterPro:IPR011525), AUX/IAA protein (InterPro:IPR003311); BEST Arabidopsis thaliana protein match is: AUX/IAA transcriptional regulator family protein (TAIR:AT1G04550.2); Has 2413 Blast hits to 2412 proteins in 81 species: Archae - 0; Bacteria - 0; Metazoa - 0; Fungi - 0; Plants - 2412; Viruses - 0; Other Eukaryotes - 1 (source: NCBI BLink).) encodes the protein MITELEMGKGESELELGLGLSLGGGTAAKIGKSGGGGAWGERGRLLTAKDFPSVGSKRAADSASHAGSSPPRSSSQVVGWPPIGSHRMNSLVNNQATKSAREEEEAGKKKVKDDEPKDVTKKVNGKVQVGFIKVNMDGVAIGRKVDLNAHSSYENLAQTLEDMFFRTNPGTVGLTSQFTKPLRLLDGSSEFVLTYEDKEGDWMLVGDVPWRMFINSVKRLRVMKTSEANGLAARNQEPNERQRKQPV
- the IAA13 gene encoding auxin-induced protein 13 (auxin-induced protein 13 (IAA13); FUNCTIONS IN: sequence-specific DNA binding transcription factor activity; INVOLVED IN: response to auxin stimulus, response to cyclopentenone; LOCATED IN: nucleus; EXPRESSED IN: 22 plant structures; EXPRESSED DURING: 13 growth stages; CONTAINS InterPro DOMAIN/s: Aux/IAA-ARF-dimerisation (InterPro:IPR011525), AUX/IAA protein (InterPro:IPR003311); BEST Arabidopsis thaliana protein match is: AUX/IAA transcriptional regulator family protein (TAIR:AT1G04550.2); Has 1984 Blast hits to 1983 proteins in 81 species: Archae - 0; Bacteria - 0; Metazoa - 0; Fungi - 0; Plants - 1983; Viruses - 0; Other Eukaryotes - 1 (source: NCBI BLink).), which encodes MITELEMGKGESELELGLGLSLGGGTAAKIGKSGGGGAWGERGRLLTAKDFPSVGSKRAADSASHAGSSPPRSSQVVGWPPIGSHRMNSLVNNQATKSAREEEEAGKKKVKDDEPKDVTKKVNGKVQVGFIKVNMDGVAIGRKVDLNAHSSYENLAQTLEDMFFRTNPGTVGLTSQFTKPLRLLDGSSEFVLTYEDKEGDWMLVGDVPWRMFINSVKRLRVMKTSEANGLAARNQEPNERQRKQPV